From a single Stackebrandtia endophytica genomic region:
- a CDS encoding RidA family protein: MNEYLNPTELAKPSGFSHAVVAAPGRTVYLAGQTAMDADGAIVHPGDVVEQFRRCLANLLTALAAAGGGPEHVVSIRIYLTDVGEYRRRAREIGAVWKQLMGTVYPAAAGIGVAGLWDDDAMVEVEGVAVVPGTGNDGASSRAA, from the coding sequence GTGAACGAGTACCTCAACCCGACCGAGCTGGCGAAGCCGTCCGGGTTCTCCCACGCCGTGGTCGCCGCACCGGGGCGCACCGTATACCTGGCTGGGCAGACCGCCATGGACGCCGATGGCGCCATCGTTCACCCCGGCGACGTCGTGGAGCAGTTTCGTCGCTGTCTGGCCAATCTGTTGACCGCGTTGGCGGCGGCCGGAGGCGGGCCCGAGCACGTGGTGAGCATTCGCATCTATCTGACCGACGTCGGTGAGTATCGCCGCCGGGCTCGTGAGATCGGCGCGGTGTGGAAGCAGCTGATGGGCACCGTTTACCCGGCGGCGGCCGGTATCGGGGTGGCCGGGTTGTGGGATGACGACGCGATGGTCGAGGTCGAGGGTGTCGCGGTGGTGCCGGGGACCGGTAACGATGGGGCGAGCAGCCGCGCCGCCTGA
- a CDS encoding AMP-binding protein, with amino-acid sequence MASLPVLSPSVHIDTFARDNLPDTTSWPELVFGLPELRYPDRLNCAERLLDGAIAEHGADRPCLITDTTQWSYGELADQVARIANVLVSQAGLVPGNRVLLRGPNNPMMVACWLAVLKAGGVVVTTMPLLKAAELRTIGEIAHIDLSLVDDRFDEELADANIAPMLGFDELTERAAGQSDRFVTVATAADDVALLAFTSGTTGRPKATMHFHRDVLANADTFARHVLRATAQDVFGCSPPLGFTFGLGMEVVFPMYVGASSLLLEKGTPDLLLPALVDHGVTVMATAPTAYRAMLGMMADGVGDLRLRRCVSAGEPLPAPTWHDWREATGCRLIDGIGSTEMLHIFISAADDDIRPGATGRAIPGYSATVLDDDGRPLPPGELGRLAVKGPTGCRYLADPRQSDYVQDGWNLTGDIYRRDDDGYFWYHSRSDDMIISAGFNISGAEVEWALLGHPDVADCAVVGIPDDERTMTVKAYVVPHPGQTTSEAALIEFCRDRIASYKRPRQVEFVTALPRTSTGKVQRYRLR; translated from the coding sequence ATGGCGTCATTGCCCGTTCTGAGTCCATCCGTACACATCGATACATTTGCCCGTGACAATTTGCCGGACACGACGTCCTGGCCCGAACTGGTCTTCGGTCTTCCCGAGCTGCGATACCCCGACCGGCTCAACTGCGCCGAGCGCCTGCTCGACGGCGCGATCGCCGAGCACGGCGCCGATCGTCCCTGCCTGATCACCGACACCACACAGTGGAGTTACGGGGAGTTGGCCGACCAGGTCGCGCGCATCGCCAATGTCCTGGTGTCGCAGGCCGGGCTCGTCCCCGGCAACCGGGTGCTGTTGCGCGGTCCGAACAACCCGATGATGGTGGCCTGCTGGCTGGCGGTCCTGAAAGCCGGCGGCGTCGTGGTCACCACGATGCCGCTGCTCAAGGCCGCCGAACTGCGCACCATCGGGGAGATCGCCCACATCGACCTCAGTCTGGTCGACGATCGGTTCGACGAGGAACTGGCCGACGCCAACATCGCGCCGATGCTCGGTTTCGACGAGTTGACCGAACGCGCCGCCGGACAGTCGGACCGGTTCGTCACCGTGGCCACCGCGGCCGACGACGTCGCGTTGCTGGCCTTCACCAGCGGCACCACCGGACGTCCCAAGGCGACCATGCACTTCCACCGCGATGTGTTGGCCAACGCCGACACCTTCGCCCGGCATGTCCTGCGCGCCACCGCGCAGGACGTCTTCGGATGCTCGCCGCCGTTGGGTTTCACCTTCGGGCTGGGCATGGAGGTGGTCTTCCCCATGTACGTCGGCGCGTCGTCCCTGTTGCTGGAGAAGGGAACTCCGGACCTGTTGCTGCCGGCCCTGGTCGATCACGGGGTCACCGTGATGGCGACCGCGCCGACCGCCTACCGCGCCATGTTGGGGATGATGGCCGACGGGGTCGGCGACCTCCGGTTGCGCCGCTGCGTATCGGCGGGGGAGCCGCTGCCCGCGCCGACCTGGCACGACTGGCGGGAGGCGACCGGGTGCCGACTGATCGACGGCATCGGGTCCACCGAGATGCTGCACATCTTCATCTCGGCCGCCGACGACGACATCCGGCCCGGCGCCACCGGTCGTGCCATTCCCGGCTATTCGGCGACCGTTCTGGACGATGATGGTCGTCCGCTGCCACCGGGTGAGCTGGGGCGGCTCGCGGTCAAGGGCCCCACCGGTTGCCGCTACCTGGCCGATCCCCGCCAGAGCGACTACGTGCAGGACGGCTGGAACCTGACCGGTGACATCTACCGCCGCGACGACGACGGCTACTTCTGGTACCACTCCCGCAGCGACGACATGATCATCTCGGCGGGGTTCAACATCTCCGGCGCCGAGGTCGAGTGGGCGCTGCTCGGTCACCCGGACGTCGCCGACTGTGCCGTGGTGGGGATCCCCGACGACGAACGCACCATGACCGTGAAGGCGTATGTGGTGCCGCACCCCGGACAGACGACCTCGGAAGCCGCGCTGATCGAGTTCTGCCGCGACCGGATCGCCAGTTACAAGCGGCCCCGGCAGGTCGAGTTCGTGACCGCGCTGCCGCGTACCTCCACTGGAAAGGTGCAGCGCTACCGGTTGCGGTGA
- a CDS encoding SDR family NAD(P)-dependent oxidoreductase, with product MTVNPIALVTGAGRGIGRVTAIRLSQAGYRVALTARSRRQLSEVASQCPGETLTVPGDITEPGAVEALFATTERQWGTVTALVLNAGAATSAPVTRITDEDWRHQIGVNLTAPFECLRRAVPGMREVGDGRIVAVASMAAKRGEPYIAAYTAAKHGLLGLVRSAAAELAGTGVTVNAVCPGYVDTPMTEASVATIVAKTGKSTIDARRLLAGKQPIGRLIDPDEVADAIMFCVNSPAVTGQGINIDGGAVQS from the coding sequence ATGACTGTGAATCCGATCGCGCTCGTCACCGGCGCCGGGCGAGGGATAGGTCGGGTCACCGCGATCCGGTTGTCGCAGGCGGGCTATCGGGTGGCGTTGACCGCCCGCAGCCGCCGCCAGCTGTCCGAGGTCGCCTCGCAGTGTCCGGGCGAAACGCTCACCGTGCCCGGCGACATCACCGAGCCGGGTGCGGTGGAGGCGTTGTTCGCGACCACCGAACGGCAGTGGGGAACCGTGACCGCGTTGGTACTCAACGCGGGTGCCGCCACTTCGGCGCCGGTGACCCGAATCACCGATGAGGACTGGCGCCACCAGATCGGGGTGAACCTGACCGCGCCGTTCGAGTGCCTGCGGCGCGCCGTTCCGGGCATGCGGGAGGTCGGTGACGGTCGGATCGTCGCGGTCGCGTCGATGGCCGCGAAACGGGGTGAGCCGTACATCGCCGCCTACACCGCCGCCAAGCACGGTCTGTTGGGGCTGGTCCGTTCGGCGGCTGCGGAGTTGGCCGGAACCGGCGTCACCGTCAACGCGGTCTGTCCCGGCTATGTGGATACCCCGATGACCGAGGCCTCGGTGGCCACGATCGTGGCCAAGACCGGCAAGTCGACGATCGACGCGCGCCGGTTGCTGGCCGGTAAACAGCCGATCGGTCGCCTCATCGATCCCGATGAGGTCGCCGACGCGATCATGTTCTGTGTCAACAGCCCGGCGGTCACCGGCCAGGGCATCAACATCGATGGTGGAGCGGTGCAATCGTGA